In one window of Hymenobacter nivis DNA:
- a CDS encoding sensor histidine kinase has translation MNRLLVIGFSFGYLALLFGVAYAAERRSAARKSLVANPYVYALSMAVYCTAWTYYGSVGRAAHAGLSFVGIYVGPTLLAPVWWLVLRKIIRVCRQQRLTSIADFISARYGKNAALGALVTAVCVLGVVPYIALQIKGIAASFVVLTGSGVGGAATTALYTTGALAVFTILFGVRSVEATERHEGMVLAVALESLVKLLAFLLMGGFVTFRLFHGFGDVFDQAAAVPALRQLFTLRGAGTGAAEWGTLLVLGMSAVLLLPRQFQVAVVENVDEDHLRKAMWLFPLYLIVINLFVLPVAFGGMLRLGGRGFDADTFVLALPLATGHPWLALLTYLGGLSAASGMIIVETIALSVMISNHLLMPLLVRVPAAGPARQTRWFAYLGRVALESRRLAVVLVLLLAYAYYAEVGRQLSLVNTGLVSFAAVAQFVPAVLGALYWKGGTRRGATAGLLAGFAVWFFTLVLPTLVGPGRLPASVLSAGVGGLAWLRPEALFGLDGLDPLSHGLFWSWFLNIGLYVGLSLAKAPTALERRQADVFVDVFRRRSLAEEVAGWQGRTPLPDVRALLLGFLGKRRTNQALGAFAVRFPDALPTPASVPVRSGPRPEPHSFVSADPRLLTYAEKLLAGTLGPASARLLLASVAGAEEISYDNIVGILKESQQLLEANRQLQKQSRQLQRLTDELRQAYDQLQALDQQKDEFLYTVTHELRTPLTSIRALAEILADNPDLDVVERENFQLTISREAERLTRLISLVLDLEKYESGQATLARAPVVLAEVVAAAVAAVGPLARARGIELRVDVPATLPALPADRDRLMQVLINLLSNAVKACPPGGRGRIAVLAWPAADAVLLCVEDNGKGISPAEHHLIFDKFFQARHQALRKPEGSGLGLAITRRIVELHQGRIWVESALEHGARFFVELPLSVKLLADGA, from the coding sequence ATGAACAGGCTGCTCGTCATTGGCTTTTCGTTCGGCTACCTGGCCCTGCTCTTCGGGGTGGCCTACGCGGCGGAGCGCCGGTCGGCGGCGCGCAAAAGCCTGGTGGCCAACCCCTACGTGTACGCCCTGAGCATGGCCGTGTACTGCACGGCCTGGACGTACTACGGCTCGGTGGGGCGGGCGGCGCACGCGGGGCTCAGCTTTGTGGGCATTTATGTGGGGCCCACGCTGCTGGCGCCGGTGTGGTGGCTGGTGCTGCGCAAAATCATCCGGGTGTGCCGGCAGCAGCGCCTCACGTCCATTGCTGACTTCATTTCGGCCCGCTACGGCAAAAACGCCGCCCTGGGGGCCCTGGTCACGGCGGTGTGCGTGCTGGGGGTGGTGCCCTACATCGCGCTGCAAATCAAGGGTATTGCCGCTTCGTTTGTGGTGCTGACGGGGAGCGGGGTGGGGGGCGCGGCCACCACGGCCCTCTACACCACGGGGGCCCTGGCGGTGTTCACCATCCTGTTTGGGGTGCGCTCGGTGGAGGCCACCGAGCGCCACGAGGGCATGGTGCTGGCCGTGGCCCTGGAAAGCCTCGTCAAGCTACTGGCCTTCCTGCTGATGGGCGGCTTCGTCACGTTCCGACTGTTCCACGGCTTCGGCGACGTGTTTGACCAAGCCGCGGCGGTGCCGGCGCTGCGGCAGCTCTTCACGCTGCGTGGGGCCGGCACGGGCGCCGCCGAATGGGGCACGCTGCTGGTGCTGGGCATGTCGGCGGTGCTGCTGCTGCCGCGCCAGTTCCAGGTGGCGGTGGTAGAGAACGTGGACGAGGACCACCTGCGCAAGGCCATGTGGCTGTTCCCGCTCTACCTCATCGTCATCAACCTGTTTGTGCTACCGGTGGCCTTCGGCGGGATGCTGCGCCTGGGCGGGCGGGGCTTCGACGCCGACACCTTTGTGCTGGCCCTGCCGCTGGCTACCGGCCACCCGTGGCTGGCGCTGCTCACCTACCTGGGGGGCCTGTCGGCGGCTAGCGGCATGATCATCGTCGAGACCATTGCCCTGAGCGTGATGATTAGCAACCACTTGCTGATGCCGCTGCTGGTGCGCGTGCCGGCCGCCGGCCCCGCTCGCCAAACCCGCTGGTTTGCTTACCTGGGCCGCGTGGCCCTCGAAAGCCGCCGCCTGGCCGTGGTGCTGGTGCTGCTGCTGGCCTACGCCTACTACGCCGAAGTGGGCCGCCAGCTGTCGCTGGTGAACACCGGCTTAGTGTCGTTTGCCGCCGTGGCGCAGTTTGTGCCCGCCGTGCTGGGGGCCCTGTACTGGAAGGGTGGCACCCGGCGCGGGGCTACGGCGGGCCTGCTGGCGGGCTTCGCGGTGTGGTTTTTTACGTTGGTGCTGCCCACGCTGGTGGGCCCCGGGCGGCTGCCGGCCAGCGTGCTCAGCGCGGGCGTGGGCGGCTTGGCTTGGCTGCGGCCCGAAGCCCTGTTCGGCCTCGACGGGCTCGACCCGCTTTCGCACGGGCTGTTCTGGAGCTGGTTTCTCAACATTGGGCTTTATGTGGGCCTCTCGCTGGCGAAGGCGCCCACGGCCCTGGAGCGCCGGCAGGCCGACGTGTTCGTGGACGTGTTCCGGCGCCGCAGCCTGGCCGAGGAGGTGGCCGGCTGGCAGGGCCGCACCCCGCTGCCCGACGTGCGGGCCCTGCTGCTGGGCTTCCTGGGCAAGCGCCGCACCAACCAGGCCCTGGGCGCCTTCGCCGTGCGCTTCCCCGACGCGCTGCCCACGCCCGCTTCGGTTCCCGTGCGCTCGGGGCCGCGGCCCGAGCCTCACTCGTTCGTTTCTGCCGACCCGCGCCTGCTCACCTACGCCGAAAAGCTGCTGGCCGGCACCCTGGGCCCCGCCTCGGCGCGGCTGCTGCTGGCCTCGGTGGCGGGCGCCGAAGAAATCAGCTACGACAACATAGTGGGCATCCTCAAGGAGAGCCAGCAGCTACTGGAGGCTAACCGCCAGCTCCAGAAGCAGAGCCGCCAGCTCCAGCGCCTTACCGACGAGCTGCGCCAGGCCTACGACCAGCTCCAGGCCCTCGACCAGCAGAAGGACGAGTTCCTTTACACTGTGACGCACGAGCTGCGCACGCCACTCACCAGCATCCGGGCCCTGGCCGAGATTCTGGCCGACAACCCCGACCTGGACGTGGTCGAGCGCGAAAACTTCCAGCTCACCATCAGCCGCGAGGCCGAACGCCTCACCCGGCTCATTTCCCTGGTGCTCGACCTGGAAAAGTACGAGAGCGGCCAGGCCACCCTGGCGCGGGCCCCTGTGGTGCTGGCCGAGGTGGTGGCCGCCGCCGTGGCCGCCGTGGGGCCCCTGGCCCGCGCCCGCGGCATCGAGCTGCGCGTGGACGTGCCCGCTACCTTGCCCGCCCTGCCCGCCGACCGCGACCGGCTGATGCAGGTGCTCATCAACCTGCTCTCGAACGCCGTGAAGGCCTGCCCGCCTGGCGGCCGGGGCCGCATCGCAGTGCTGGCCTGGCCCGCCGCCGACGCCGTGCTGCTGTGCGTGGAAGACAACGGCAAGGGCATCTCGCCCGCCGAGCACCACCTCATCTTCGACAAGTTTTTCCAGGCCCGGCACCAGGCCCTGCGTAAGCCCGAGGGCTCGGGCCTGGGCCTGGCCATTACCCGCCGCATCGTGGAGCTGCACCAGGGCCGCATCTGGGTCGAAAGCGCCCTGGAGCACGGGGCCCGCTTCTTCGTCGAGCTGCCGCTTTCGGTTAAGCTTTTAGCTGATGGCGCTTAG
- a CDS encoding MFS transporter, with translation MDQSLNPAYAVDLDAPAAHDNNQVDSKTIWQVITASSVGTVIEWYDFYIFGSLAAIIGPVLFGHAGKIEDSLLGALAVFGAGFVVRPFGAVFFGRLGDMIGRKYTFLVTLLIMGGATFVTGLIPSYDTIGVAAPIIVVVLRLLQGLALGGEYGGAATYVAEYAPDKKRGYYTSFIQITATGGLILSILVIVITRKTMGEAAFKEWGWRLPFLLSGFLVIASYYIRKKLHESPLFAKAKATGTTSKSPLRDSFVNPVNRRLVLIALFGVTMGQGVIFYTSQFQAYSFMNSTLKLDIIDSSTILVVAMVLATPLFIYFGSLSDRIGRKRIIMTGMICGALFTIPLFYGIKAYAGPLTEITPATVDAAGQAVPAVMKALAPNVFMMTVLTFLLVFFVTMVYGPIAAYLVELFPTSVRYTSLSVPYHIGNGVFGGFVPLIATSIGVWAAKQPAGTFSKEHSSLLGLVYPVVIALICFFVGMALMKDTRNVKLMDK, from the coding sequence ATGGACCAAAGCCTGAATCCCGCCTACGCGGTCGACTTGGATGCGCCGGCGGCGCACGACAACAACCAGGTCGATTCGAAAACCATCTGGCAGGTCATCACGGCCTCGTCGGTGGGCACGGTCATCGAGTGGTACGATTTCTACATCTTTGGCTCGCTGGCGGCTATCATTGGGCCGGTGCTGTTCGGGCACGCGGGCAAGATTGAGGATTCCCTGCTGGGGGCCTTGGCCGTGTTTGGGGCGGGCTTCGTAGTGCGGCCGTTCGGGGCTGTGTTTTTTGGCCGCCTCGGCGACATGATCGGGCGTAAGTACACGTTTCTGGTCACGCTGCTGATCATGGGCGGGGCCACGTTCGTCACGGGCCTCATTCCGAGCTACGACACCATCGGCGTCGCGGCCCCCATCATCGTCGTAGTTCTGCGCTTGTTGCAGGGCCTGGCCCTGGGCGGCGAGTACGGCGGCGCCGCCACCTACGTGGCCGAGTACGCCCCCGACAAGAAGCGCGGCTACTACACCAGCTTCATCCAGATTACGGCCACCGGGGGCCTCATCCTCAGCATTCTGGTGATTGTGATTACCCGCAAAACGATGGGCGAGGCGGCCTTCAAGGAGTGGGGCTGGCGCCTGCCGTTCCTGCTCTCGGGCTTCCTGGTCATTGCCTCGTACTACATCCGCAAGAAGCTGCACGAGTCGCCGCTGTTTGCCAAGGCCAAGGCCACCGGCACCACCAGCAAAAGCCCGCTGCGCGACTCGTTTGTGAACCCCGTGAATCGCCGGCTGGTGCTCATCGCCCTGTTCGGCGTCACGATGGGCCAGGGCGTAATTTTCTACACCTCGCAGTTTCAGGCGTATTCCTTCATGAACAGCACCCTGAAGCTTGACATCATCGACTCCAGCACGATTCTGGTGGTTGCGATGGTGCTGGCCACGCCCCTGTTCATCTACTTCGGCTCGCTCTCCGACCGCATCGGCCGCAAGCGCATCATCATGACGGGCATGATTTGCGGGGCCCTGTTCACCATTCCGCTTTTCTACGGCATCAAGGCCTATGCCGGGCCCCTGACGGAAATTACGCCCGCCACCGTGGACGCCGCCGGCCAGGCCGTGCCCGCCGTGATGAAGGCCCTGGCTCCCAACGTGTTCATGATGACGGTGCTCACCTTCCTGCTGGTATTTTTCGTGACGATGGTGTACGGCCCCATCGCCGCCTACCTCGTCGAACTGTTCCCGACCAGCGTGCGCTACACCTCGCTTTCGGTGCCCTACCACATCGGCAACGGCGTGTTTGGCGGATTTGTGCCGCTCATTGCCACGTCCATCGGCGTGTGGGCCGCCAAGCAGCCGGCGGGCACCTTCTCCAAAGAGCATAGCAGCTTGCTCGGCCTCGTGTACCCGGTCGTTATTGCCCTCATCTGCTTCTTCGTGGGCATGGCCCTGATGAAGGACACGCGCAACGTGAAGCTGATGGACAAGTAA
- a CDS encoding MFS transporter — protein sequence MHALQPSPVPTGRPAAGLLSAVVMVASLGYFVDIYDLVLFSIIRVKSLNSLGITDPAAVTDQGLYLLSMQMWGMLLGGILWGVLGDKRGRLSVLFGSILLYSLANIANGFVQSVPQYAWLRLIAGVGLAGELGAGITLVAESLPKEKRGYGTMIVASVGVSGAMVAYLVGQQFGWRNAYFIGGGLGLALLALRAGVFESGMFEQTKRADVARGNFLSLFTNGPRFYKYLRCLLVGAPFWYLVGILITLAPEFGQQFHLQGPVTGGLSIFWCYFGLTLGDVTSGSVSQLIKSRNRTLQIFILSSAVTVAAYLFGLEGASTSVFYTVCFLIGFTGGFWALFVTVAAEQFGTNLRSTVATTAPNFARGATVLIAPAYKALKACPSLGMVGAAGLIGAVLLGLAFFGASTLPETYAKDLDYTE from the coding sequence ATGCACGCTCTCCAACCCTCGCCTGTGCCAACTGGCCGGCCCGCGGCGGGCTTGCTCAGCGCTGTCGTTATGGTGGCATCGCTGGGCTATTTTGTCGATATCTACGACCTGGTGCTGTTCAGTATCATCCGGGTCAAAAGCCTGAATAGCCTTGGCATAACCGACCCCGCCGCCGTCACCGACCAGGGCCTGTACTTGCTGAGCATGCAGATGTGGGGCATGCTGCTGGGCGGTATTTTGTGGGGCGTGCTGGGCGATAAGCGCGGGCGGCTGTCGGTGCTGTTCGGCTCCATTCTGCTCTATTCGCTGGCCAACATCGCCAACGGCTTTGTGCAGTCCGTGCCGCAGTACGCTTGGCTGCGCCTGATTGCGGGCGTGGGCCTGGCCGGCGAGCTGGGCGCGGGCATCACGCTGGTGGCCGAGAGCCTGCCCAAAGAAAAGCGCGGCTACGGCACGATGATCGTGGCGTCGGTGGGCGTGAGCGGGGCCATGGTGGCCTACCTGGTGGGGCAGCAGTTTGGCTGGCGCAATGCCTACTTCATCGGCGGCGGGCTGGGCCTGGCGCTGCTGGCGCTGCGGGCGGGCGTGTTCGAGTCGGGCATGTTTGAGCAAACCAAGCGCGCCGATGTGGCCCGCGGCAATTTCCTGAGCCTGTTCACCAACGGGCCCCGGTTTTACAAGTATCTGCGCTGCCTGCTGGTGGGGGCCCCGTTTTGGTACCTGGTGGGTATCCTCATCACGCTGGCCCCCGAGTTTGGCCAGCAGTTTCACCTGCAAGGGCCCGTGACGGGCGGCCTGAGCATTTTCTGGTGCTACTTCGGCCTTACCCTTGGCGATGTCACCAGTGGCAGCGTGAGCCAGCTTATCAAGAGCCGCAACCGCACGCTGCAAATCTTTATCCTCTCGTCGGCCGTCACGGTGGCGGCCTATTTGTTTGGCCTGGAGGGGGCCAGCACGTCGGTGTTCTACACGGTGTGCTTTCTGATCGGCTTCACCGGCGGGTTCTGGGCGCTGTTTGTGACGGTGGCGGCCGAGCAGTTTGGTACCAATCTGCGCTCCACGGTGGCCACCACGGCCCCCAATTTTGCGCGTGGGGCCACCGTGCTCATCGCCCCTGCCTACAAGGCGCTCAAGGCCTGCCCGTCGTTGGGCATGGTGGGGGCTGCCGGCCTTATTGGGGCGGTGCTGTTGGGGCTGGCCTTCTTCGGCGCCAGCACCTTGCCCGAAACCTACGCCAAAGACCTGGATTACACAGAATAG
- a CDS encoding IS1/IS1595 family N-terminal zinc-binding domain-containing protein, translated as MTTPVCPKCDSKEATKSGVVNERQRFKCRACGYHYTVAKVGREVNPYYVVKALQLYIEGVSYREIERLLGVSHVSVMNWVKKYGVKAPRQPDYHPTYKILNQKELAEFFQKPENLKGAGLVVTELGDKYMMIRWERFRAG; from the coding sequence ATGACCACGCCCGTTTGCCCCAAGTGCGACTCGAAGGAAGCCACCAAAAGCGGTGTTGTCAATGAGCGGCAGCGCTTTAAGTGCCGGGCCTGCGGCTACCACTACACCGTGGCCAAGGTGGGCCGCGAGGTGAACCCGTACTACGTGGTGAAGGCGCTGCAGCTCTACATCGAAGGCGTGAGCTACCGCGAAATCGAGCGTCTGCTGGGCGTAAGCCACGTGAGCGTGATGAACTGGGTGAAGAAGTACGGCGTGAAGGCTCCGCGCCAGCCCGACTACCACCCGACCTACAAAATCCTGAACCAGAAGGAGCTGGCCGAATTCTTTCAGAAGCCCGAAAACCTGAAAGGCGCCGGCCTGGTCGTGACCGAGCTGGGCGACAAGTACATGATGATCCGCTGGGAGCGGTTTCGGGCCGGGTAG
- a CDS encoding flavin reductase family protein: protein MTPLAPATFHSVSPADLTPAQWMPLLGGAVAPRPIAFASTVDADGRVNLSPYSFFNVFSYTPPMLVFSPVNRLRDGSEKHTLLNVRAVPEVVINICDYAMVQQLSLASAEYPAGVNEFAKAGFTELASDQVRPPRVAEAPAAFECVVEQIVELSQGPGAGHLVVCRAVRAHFRQDILLPGAAGIDPYKLDAVARLGGDWYSRASGASLFEVVRPNRRLGMGHDQLPARIRTSNILTGNDLGQLANVEHEALPTPAQVEEFKTEPMVAYLLNKYPAGAPDQQQQLTLLAQQFLAEGRVVEAWKALLLG from the coding sequence ATGACTCCCCTTGCCCCTGCTACCTTCCATTCCGTTTCGCCCGCCGATCTCACGCCCGCCCAGTGGATGCCGCTGCTCGGCGGCGCAGTGGCCCCGCGCCCCATCGCCTTTGCCAGCACCGTGGACGCCGACGGGCGCGTGAACCTGAGCCCGTACAGCTTCTTCAACGTATTCAGCTACACGCCGCCCATGCTCGTGTTTTCGCCCGTGAACCGCCTGCGCGACGGCTCCGAAAAGCACACGCTGCTGAACGTGCGCGCCGTGCCCGAGGTCGTCATCAACATCTGCGACTACGCCATGGTGCAGCAGCTGTCGCTGGCCAGCGCCGAGTACCCGGCGGGCGTGAACGAATTTGCCAAGGCCGGCTTCACCGAGCTGGCCAGCGACCAGGTGCGCCCGCCGCGCGTGGCCGAGGCCCCCGCCGCCTTCGAGTGCGTAGTGGAGCAGATCGTCGAGCTCAGCCAAGGCCCCGGGGCGGGCCACCTGGTGGTATGCCGCGCGGTACGGGCCCACTTCCGCCAGGATATTCTGCTGCCCGGCGCCGCCGGCATCGACCCCTACAAGCTCGACGCCGTGGCCCGGCTGGGCGGCGACTGGTACAGCCGCGCCAGCGGGGCCAGCCTCTTCGAAGTGGTGCGGCCCAACCGCCGCCTGGGCATGGGCCACGACCAGCTGCCGGCGCGCATCCGCACCAGCAATATTTTAACCGGCAACGACCTGGGCCAACTCGCCAACGTGGAGCACGAGGCCCTGCCCACCCCCGCGCAAGTCGAGGAATTTAAAACCGAACCAATGGTGGCCTACTTGCTAAACAAATATCCCGCCGGGGCCCCCGACCAGCAGCAACAATTGACGCTCCTGGCCCAGCAGTTTCTGGCCGAAGGACGGGTAGTGGAAGCGTGGAAGGCACTTCTGCTCGGCTAA
- a CDS encoding formate--tetrahydrofolate ligase codes for MTDISIAQSVILPPIKEAAARLGIPEDDLEPYGRYKAKLPLHLIAPEKIAAAKLILVTAITPTPAGEGKTTVSIGLGDGLSKLGKKVVVVLREPSLGPVFGAKGGATGGGHSQVSPMVDINLHFTGDFNAVEKANNLLAALLDNAIQTPNHPLRIDPRTVLWKRCLDLNDRSLRQTIVGLGGKANGVMRSDGFNITAASEVMAILCLATSLPDLKAKLGNILVAFSYANEPIYARQLQAEAAMTILLRDALKPNLVQTLEQTPALVHGGPFANIAQGTNTVLATRMGLSLGDYVVTEAGFGADLGAEKFLNIKCGYAGLAPAAVVLVATVRALRHHGGAPAAELNTPDLARCERGFANLAKHIENIQKFGYQPVVAINHFVTDTPEEVALVQQLCHARGVEAVLSTSWAEGGAGAATLAEAVLANIAKGTNHLRPLYAWDQPVKTKIETIAREVYGAVGVDYTAQAEADLRRIDRLGLAGLPICMAKTQKSFSDNEKLINRPEGFRVTVRECELAAGAGFLIPILGTLVRMPGLPPVPASAGMEIDDDGVITGLS; via the coding sequence ATGACCGACATTTCCATTGCCCAATCCGTAATTCTGCCGCCGATTAAAGAAGCGGCCGCGCGCCTGGGTATTCCCGAAGACGACCTGGAACCCTATGGCCGCTACAAAGCCAAGCTACCCCTGCACCTGATAGCCCCAGAAAAGATAGCCGCCGCGAAGTTGATTCTGGTCACGGCCATCACGCCCACCCCGGCCGGCGAGGGCAAAACCACGGTGTCCATCGGCTTGGGCGACGGGCTGAGTAAGCTAGGCAAAAAAGTTGTGGTGGTGCTACGCGAGCCATCGCTGGGGCCGGTGTTCGGAGCCAAGGGCGGGGCAACCGGCGGCGGCCACTCGCAGGTAAGCCCGATGGTGGACATCAACCTGCACTTCACCGGCGACTTCAACGCCGTGGAAAAGGCCAACAACCTGCTGGCTGCCTTGCTTGACAACGCCATCCAGACGCCCAACCACCCCCTCCGCATCGACCCGCGCACCGTGCTCTGGAAGCGCTGCCTCGACCTGAACGACCGCAGCCTGCGCCAGACCATCGTGGGCCTCGGCGGCAAAGCCAATGGGGTGATGCGCAGCGACGGCTTCAATATCACGGCCGCCTCCGAGGTGATGGCCATCCTGTGCCTGGCCACCAGCCTGCCCGACCTAAAGGCCAAACTCGGCAACATCCTCGTGGCCTTCAGCTACGCCAACGAGCCCATCTACGCCCGCCAGCTGCAAGCTGAAGCGGCCATGACCATCCTGCTGCGCGACGCGCTAAAGCCCAACCTGGTGCAAACCTTGGAGCAAACCCCCGCCCTGGTGCACGGCGGCCCCTTCGCCAACATCGCCCAGGGCACTAACACCGTACTAGCCACCCGCATGGGCCTCTCCTTGGGCGACTACGTGGTGACGGAGGCCGGTTTCGGGGCCGACCTGGGCGCCGAGAAGTTCCTCAACATCAAGTGCGGCTATGCCGGCCTGGCCCCCGCCGCCGTGGTGCTGGTAGCCACCGTACGCGCCCTGCGCCACCACGGCGGGGCCCCCGCCGCCGAGCTCAATACTCCCGACCTGGCCCGCTGTGAGCGGGGCTTTGCCAACCTGGCCAAGCACATCGAAAACATCCAGAAGTTTGGCTACCAACCCGTGGTGGCCATCAACCACTTCGTTACCGACACGCCCGAAGAAGTGGCCCTGGTGCAGCAGCTGTGCCATGCCCGCGGCGTGGAGGCCGTCCTCAGCACCAGCTGGGCCGAAGGTGGCGCCGGAGCCGCCACCCTGGCCGAGGCTGTGCTGGCCAATATTGCCAAAGGCACCAACCACCTGCGCCCGCTCTACGCCTGGGACCAACCGGTGAAAACTAAAATTGAAACCATTGCCCGCGAGGTGTACGGCGCGGTCGGCGTGGACTACACCGCCCAGGCCGAGGCCGACCTGCGCCGCATCGACCGGCTGGGCCTAGCCGGGCTGCCCATTTGCATGGCCAAAACCCAGAAGTCGTTTTCCGACAATGAGAAACTCATCAACCGGCCCGAAGGGTTCCGCGTCACCGTGCGCGAATGTGAGCTGGCGGCCGGCGCGGGCTTCCTAATTCCCATCCTCGGTACTCTGGTACGGATGCCTGGCCTGCCACCCGTGCCCGCTTCCGCCGGCATGGAAATCGACGACGATGGAGTAATTACGGGGTTGTCGTAG
- a CDS encoding alanine dehydrogenase, translating into MPEQLPSGFESLAASRAYFTQESLLAVETRKRKLFIGLPRETTLQENRLGLTPEAVQHLVTAGHEVVLEAGAGEPSKYSDHNYSEAGAQIVYSPQEVFQADIVLKVAPPTRDEIEYLHPGQTLISALQMGTLTAEYIAALQRKKVNAIGFEFIRDPSGAMPVVRAMSEIAGSTVMLVAAEYLARSNEGKGIILGGITGVPPSQVVILGAGTVAEYAARAAIGLGAEVKVFDNHLYKLRRLKHNLGTQLYTSTLDTFALSQQIRRADVVIGALSIEDGRIPFMVPEEMVASMAPGSIVIDVSIDQGGCFETSEMTSHSQPIFRKYDVVHYCVPNIASRVPRTATNALSNIFTPILQEIHQHGGINEVLFTNEHFRAGVYIYRGSLTNAAIGKKYNMRYKELGLLIAVRN; encoded by the coding sequence ATGCCCGAACAACTACCCTCCGGTTTCGAGTCGCTCGCGGCCAGCCGCGCCTATTTTACGCAGGAGTCGCTGCTAGCCGTGGAAACGCGCAAGCGCAAGCTCTTCATTGGCCTGCCGCGCGAAACCACGCTCCAGGAGAACCGCCTGGGCCTCACGCCCGAAGCTGTGCAGCACCTCGTCACGGCCGGCCACGAGGTGGTGCTGGAGGCCGGCGCCGGCGAGCCCAGTAAGTACTCCGACCACAACTACTCCGAGGCCGGGGCCCAAATCGTGTACTCGCCGCAGGAGGTGTTCCAGGCCGACATCGTGCTGAAGGTAGCCCCGCCCACGCGCGACGAAATCGAGTACCTGCACCCGGGCCAGACGCTGATTTCGGCCCTGCAAATGGGGACGCTTACCGCCGAGTATATCGCCGCGCTGCAACGCAAGAAGGTGAACGCCATTGGGTTTGAATTCATCCGCGACCCCTCGGGGGCTATGCCCGTGGTGCGCGCCATGAGCGAAATTGCCGGCTCGACGGTGATGTTGGTGGCGGCCGAGTACCTGGCCCGCTCCAACGAGGGCAAGGGCATCATCCTGGGGGGCATCACGGGGGTGCCGCCCTCGCAGGTGGTCATTTTGGGGGCCGGCACGGTGGCCGAGTACGCCGCCCGCGCCGCCATCGGCCTGGGCGCCGAGGTGAAGGTGTTCGATAACCACCTCTACAAGCTGCGTCGTCTCAAGCATAACTTGGGTACCCAGCTCTACACTAGTACCTTGGACACGTTTGCCTTGAGCCAGCAAATCCGCCGGGCCGACGTGGTGATTGGGGCCCTGAGCATCGAGGACGGCCGCATCCCGTTCATGGTGCCCGAGGAAATGGTGGCCAGCATGGCCCCCGGCTCCATAGTTATCGACGTGAGCATCGACCAGGGCGGCTGCTTCGAAACCAGCGAGATGACCAGCCACTCGCAGCCCATCTTCCGCAAGTACGACGTAGTGCACTATTGCGTGCCCAACATCGCCTCCCGCGTGCCTCGCACCGCCACCAACGCCCTGAGCAACATTTTCACCCCCATCCTCCAGGAAATTCACCAGCACGGCGGCATCAACGAAGTCCTCTTCACCAACGAGCACTTCCGCGCCGGCGTCTATATCTACCGCGGCTCGCTCACCAACGCCGCGATTGGAAAGAAATATAACATGCGGTACAAGGAATTGGGGTTGCTAATTGCGGTGCGGAACTAG